In a single window of the Candidatus Margulisiibacteriota bacterium genome:
- a CDS encoding FumA C-terminus/TtdB family hydratase beta subunit: MVYKVNLPLAQKDILKFRSGDELFLSGVIYTARDAAHQKIQKLLRENQPLPFPLEKQVIYYAGPTPAPAGKPIGSIGPTTSDRMDPFTPELLARGVAAVIGKGPRAPEVKAALRQNQALYLGAIGGAGALLARSVSAAEIIAFSELGTEAVRRLTVKDFPVTVIYDTYGGDLYWHA; encoded by the coding sequence ATGGTTTACAAGGTAAATTTGCCTTTGGCGCAAAAAGATATTTTAAAATTTAGATCAGGGGACGAGCTTTTTTTAAGCGGTGTTATTTACACAGCCCGCGATGCCGCGCATCAAAAGATCCAGAAGCTTTTGCGGGAAAATCAGCCGCTGCCTTTTCCGCTGGAAAAGCAGGTGATCTATTATGCTGGCCCTACACCCGCGCCGGCCGGCAAGCCGATCGGCTCCATAGGCCCGACGACCAGCGACCGTATGGATCCTTTCACGCCGGAATTGCTGGCGCGCGGTGTGGCCGCGGTTATCGGCAAAGGGCCGCGCGCGCCGGAAGTCAAAGCCGCTTTGCGGCAAAATCAAGCGCTGTACCTCGGCGCGATTGGCGGCGCGGGGGCTTTGCTGGCGCGGTCGGTCAGCGCCGCGGAAATAATCGCCTTCTCTGAACTGGGCACGGAGGCCGTGCGCCGCCTGACCGTCAAAGATTTTCCGGTGACGGTCATTTACGACACCTACGGCGGGGATCTTTATTGGCATGCGTAA